From a region of the Ficedula albicollis isolate OC2 chromosome 1A, FicAlb1.5, whole genome shotgun sequence genome:
- the PMCH gene encoding pro-MCH, translating to MCISSYILILSLLSLFSQGFLLSKSLQEFEDEDMLLATLDLGKNLQNGDKIMNRGAIPLLKHYKTEDNSVFNYKNAGNMRFLDRGSRHDFFNDVMPINLGRKQLPYPALMGAVAFPADTEIQNTESIQERETTDEENSAKFPIGRRDFDILRCMLGRVYRPCWQV from the exons atgTGCATATCATCATATATCCTaattctctcccttctctctcttttttctcaaGGTTTTCTACTCTCAAAATCTCTGCAAGAGTTTGAAGATGAAGATATGTTGTTAGCTACATTAGATCTGGGAAAAAATCTACAAAATGGAGATAAAATTATGAACAGGGGAGCTATACCATTGCTGAAGCACTACAAGACTGAAGACAACAGTGTTTTCAATTATAAGAATGCTGGAAACATGAGGTTTTTG GACAGAGGTTCCAGACATGATTTCTTCAATGACGTTATGCCAATCAACTTGGGTAGAAAGCAACTACCTTATCCTGCTCTGATGGGTGCTGTGGCTTTTCCAGCTGACactgaaattcaaaatactGAGTCAATACAGGAAAGAGAGACCACGGATGAAGAAAATTCAGCTAAATTCCCTATAGGAAGAAGGGATTTtgaca tccTCAGGTGTATGCTGGGAAGAGTCTATCGACCTTGTTGGCAAGTGTGA